Genomic window (Candidatus Atribacteria bacterium ADurb.Bin276):
GGGTGGGAACTACAGGTAGTGCACGCCATTTAGCAGGAGTAGTTGTTGGAGCTGATATGGTGAAAAATGAAATTACTGCTCATGCAGTTGCAGCCATAACTCTTCTGCCTGAAGTGAGAACGGTTTTTGAAATAGGTGGGCAGGATTCCAAACTGATCATTATTCGTGACCAGGTAGTGGAAGACTTTGCTATGAACACTATTTGTGCCGCAGGAACTGGTTCATTTTTGGAACATCAGGCAGTTCGTTTGGGCATCCCCATTGAAGAATTTGGTAAATTAGCTTTACAAGCTCAACAATCAGTACGAATTGCCGGACGTTGTACGGTATTTGCAGAATCGGATATGATCCATAAGCAGCAACTGGGTTTTGGTAAACCAGAAATCATCCGTGGTCTTTGTGAAGCATTAGTTCGAAATTTTATAAACAATTTGGCAACCGGAAAAACCATATTGGACCCTATCGTTTTTCAAGGTGGTGTTGCCGCCAATCAAGGGATCGTTCAAGCTTTCCACGATTTTTACCAAGGAAAGTATAAAATTATTGTTCCCCAAGAATATGGGATCATGGGCGCATGGGGTGCAGCTCTTTTAGTGTTAGGTACAAAACAAGAAAAAACTTCATTCCAGGGTTTTGAAGTGATAAATCGTTCTTATGAAAATCGAAGCTTTACTTGCGATGATTGCCCCAATAGTTGCGAGATTGTAGTTTTGAAAGAAGAGAGTAAAGTAAAAGCTCTGTGGGGGAGTCGCTGTGGAAAATGGATTCCTGAATTAGTTGATGAAAAATTTTCTGAAAAAGAAGAGAAAACCTTATCTTTTTCGAAAAAATAGTTAATGAGGGGTTTTTATTTTTTTCATTCTTATGGTATTTTAAAGTGAATCAAAAATTGGTTGAGGGGGGTTGTGTCATGGCAGTTTCAGGTTTCTTACAAGAAAACCGCGTAAGTGTAATTTCTGCTGTTTTAGCGGTTATATTTATTATTTTAACACCAATAGTATCTATAATTGGTGGTTTTGCAGCAGTTTCTGAGGTCACAACTGGAGATGTTGCAACCGGGGCGGTGGCGGCAGGTGGCACGGTAGTCATTGCAGTGGTTTTTGCATTAATCAGTGCGATTCTCCAAGCAGTAGTGCTTTATCAATGGGGGAATGTTATTAACAACAATATCAAGAATACCAAACATATTTTTACCCATGCCAAAGATCAGTTGCAAGATCCACTTCGTGGAGAAATTGGTTTTTTTGTGAATCGATTGGAAGATTTTTTGGTTCAAGCATGGCCATTTTATATCTATTTGGTATTGTATATTATTGCCCAATTTGTTGGCTGGTATTCATTCCTTCTCTACTTGATCGGTTTTGTTTTTCTGGCAATATACTTATCGAATATTTTTAAAGCAACCAGCAAGGTTTCAGACATGAAAGATAAGATATATTCATATCTCAAGGGAGCCAAGGGATATAATTCAGAAAGCTATATCTTCCGAATACCACAACGAAGTGTGGCTTTGGTTATTATATTAAGTGTTATAACTTTAGGAATATATTGGGCATATATTCTGATTAAATTAAGTATGGAAATAAATGAGTACGTTGCCAGCGATGAAAAAGTTCGACCTGAATTGGAAAAAATGTTAACGACTTAGGTTGGTTCATAATATGAGCGAAATGCGGGGTAATGCCTATTACCCCGCATTTTAATTTCAAATTGAGGATTTATTGTATGGTATTTTTTTTGATACTACTAAATTTAGTTTT
Coding sequences:
- the fldI_1 gene encoding R-phenyllactate dehydratase activator; this translates as MDLYLGVDVGSVTTKFALVTTDKEIYSSCYLKTSGDPIAALKTGLKYIKSHYPPGGVIRGVGTTGSARHLAGVVVGADMVKNEITAHAVAAITLLPEVRTVFEIGGQDSKLIIIRDQVVEDFAMNTICAAGTGSFLEHQAVRLGIPIEEFGKLALQAQQSVRIAGRCTVFAESDMIHKQQLGFGKPEIIRGLCEALVRNFINNLATGKTILDPIVFQGGVAANQGIVQAFHDFYQGKYKIIVPQEYGIMGAWGAALLVLGTKQEKTSFQGFEVINRSYENRSFTCDDCPNSCEIVVLKEESKVKALWGSRCGKWIPELVDEKFSEKEEKTLSFSKK